ACCAGGATCCTCCCAGTCTCATGTTGAATGACACTCAGGGTCTTAAACACCACTCTTCCCACAGCACTAAGGGCTGGGCCGAAGTCTCTGAGCTCTCCCTTGAAGCTGAAGCACGAGCTATCGGGATCACGGCTCCTGCTCTCTGTTTTACTTTATTCCCGTTTATTTCATCCTCATAAGTCTCTTTCCCTTCGTTCTCCCTTCAACTTCTTTCTCCACCTTCTTGTTTTGACAGTTCCCTTCCTTCCCTATTTTTCTTGGTATGTCTGCTCTCTcgatgtctatctgtctctcagaaacacacagatggtgagagtcATTGATTTGAATCGATCGCAGGTTTTGTACTAAAGTTCTTCTGTGGAACCTCAGAGCTGTTTCATCTGTCAGTCCCTCTGTCAGCAGGAGGCTCCTGTGTGTTGGCGTGTTGGCGTGTTGGCGTGTTGGCGTGTGTGAGGCACTGCACTGGAGCTGACCGAAGCTTCTATAGGAAGTACGGGAGTCAGGTACCATGGCATCGTAACACACTGGTTTAGTGTGGgacacacacattaccacaCATCTCCTTCCGCTCGTGGGCCTTGAGGACTTGGAGCCGCTGGGAACGATGATTTTGACTAAATGAGAGAAGCTGCTACTGATTGTGGATGTTGTGGCAGCCTCTCTCATAGTCAAACTATCCGCTGGtaacattcattgtacatttgCTTAATTAAATGGGGATTTTGTATGCGTTCCCATGCTGGATGGGTAAGAGTATAATCAGAGCATAGTTGGTAAGATTAttatgattatgtgtgtgtgtgtgaatgcatgcaagagagtgagtgtgtgttcatggtgtTGACTTCCTGGTGTAATGCTGCTTCCGGAAGCTTCCGATTTTTTTCATACGTCTCCTGGAACGGCTGTACTGCATTGCGAGAATTTCTGATTTCTGTTAATAAAAGCTAAACTCTCAGTTGACTTCAGTTCATAACATCAAGTTTATGTTACAGTGTTTGCTTGTCGATACCGTTTCGCTTATTGACCTCATAAATTTGCTCAATCTGTCTATTTCTTAATAAACTGAAATGTTGTGGCTATGTCATTGGGGACCAGAATGACTGCTTTGGGGACCATAAGAAAGGGCAAACATGGCACAAAAAGGTCATGTTGCTGTACTGATCAGTGTGGGCCTGATCTGTTTTGGATTCAATCTTGTTTCCCGCCACTGTAACTGCGGTTtccacaaacacagcagcttCTGGAACGAGTCATTCCTTTCAGTGAAAGGGAGTTAATTCCTGTTACCTTTTAAACTCTGaaaatttaatttattttttgtttgttgtttttattaGTATTTTACATAGCGATGATGAAGTGGACAGGACAGAGTCGCTTCATTTCTACCaccctgccctgaaatgcactCCCATGTACTttatgttctgtatatcccaaaatcaaattattcttactgtacattgaGTGGACTAGTAtcagtaaccagagtaagtttcatgcatgtggcactttcctagtcagagttagcaggtggTGCATTTCTTggcatttattttctttttcaatCTTTCCCCCTAAAAAatccaaactttttttcaaagcCAGGAAATTTTGAATATTGATCATGCAACCAAGTACAGACTCAAACTAGAGTAACGAGCCTGGCTTTAAAATGtcagaaagtacagatatttgtgtaaactaTTTAAGAAGTGAAATTGTCAGAGAAATTTAAAgtgaaaagttgtcagaaaaatgtaaagtgaaaagttgtcagaaaaatttTAAgtgaaaagttgtcagaaaaatgtatagtgaagtaaagtactgataccagaatctaattaagtacagtaacaaagtatttgtactatCCATCTTTGGTGTTTGGTCACCCAGTTTTAATGTTCGTGCTAGTTTAAAGCTATTTTGCTCCTGTTTCTGTAAAATTGCTAAACTACTGAGCTGACTTTCGGATATACTGAAATGGCTTCCGTATATATAACATTTAAGTTTTCTCACACTCTTATTCTCAAAGCTTCTTACTTGAGCGTttcatatatgagtgtgtgaatgtgtttcacatgCGTCTGTGCCAGCATTTAATATGTATTTCATATGTAAGTTTTTAGTAgtatgaatgcgtgtgtgaacatttcacatatgtgaatgtgtttcatgtgtttgtgtaaggacagtctgaattatttcctcaACAGCCCCTAATACTTTTACGTTACCCAATTCAGTGAACCATCCCTATTTTCCATAGACTTCCCTTGAACAGTACATGTTAATCCACAGCATCTATGCAATAGTGTCTGAATAATGAAACTCGATCCAGGCCAATTCTCCATTCAGCTTTTCACGCTGCAATATAATGAACCAGCTCCACAGGAGCCACAGTGGGTCACCGTGTGTGATtcatacaaaataaagttttgtgCTTTTTCCACatttataaaaataaagaaaacattGGAAGAATAAATGATTTCATTGTTGTTCAGGAAtatcacacatacactgtaGAATATAGGCTATAGTTAATACAAAATAGTGTTGTAAAAGACAACCATAATAATTAATGCTTAGCATAGAACGAATGGATGATTTTCTTATGTATTTCTGTCCCCCGTGAAACATTATATTAAATGTTTTACTCAGTTGGATgactgtgtgtatcagtgtaaaATTGATCATATTTCGATCCATTGAGCTATTGTGTACATTACCCATAGACGATCAGAGACGATTGAACCTAAAGTCGTTCTTGCATCCAAAAAAGGGAATTTGCGCAATACCCAGGTGATGACCATACATGCCACCAAGGAGACCAGTGGGACTTTGATTGGTCACATCTGCGTGGGCGATGATGCTGTATCCCCTTAAAGCCTTTATAACTCTTCCAGTCGTCAATGCCGGGAGAGTTAAGCCGGAGCCACGGTGTGTCGGACAACAGGACAAAAACTCTGATCATCGGTGTTCAGTCTTACAACGCAACTTTGCGGGAATCTGGTAACACAGGATGAGCTCCATGACGTTACAACTTTGCCTGACACTGTTGGTCTGGTATCTGGGATGTtggagggaggcaggtgagATGTCTTTTCATGgcataattatatatattttaatatttCTTAAGTGTTCAGTATGATACCACGCTGAAGAGTGCATTGACAGTAAACTAAGGAATAAGGTTAACTAAAACAGACCGCATCGCATCTTCTATCTTCTATTTCAGAGTCATATCCCAGCCAGGAGTGTGAAAATGGAATTGCATTGACAAAGGTAGGCCTATGCAAATGTGTTATCTTACAATTTATTGCAAAACTTTGGTTTATTTTATCGGATAATTCTTTAAACATATTCTCAGGCAGTGAAACTCGAAAGTATcaatattttatttgtaatcTCATTCtaaagtcaaatcaaatcaacatttatttgtatagccctttttacacgcaagcatgtcacagagggcttcacgtacgcccatagaactgcccctcaaccaacctaaaccctcagggaagacaaggaaaaactcccagaaaaactcactacaggagaaaaaatggaagaaaccttgggaggagtgGACTTTGAGTATTATAAATTAAGTGATTTTGTTGATAACCTCGATGAAAATTCGTTCATCTGCTTTCATGAAGGACTGGTCTGAGTGTAAATATTACTCAGAGACTATCAAAGACACCAGGGTACACAGAAAAGAACATACACGCCATAGTGTGTTTTATCTGTGCAGGCGTAGACGATGCATGTATGCCAGGTTGGCGCTATGTGCACCTGTTTAATGAAAACAGAGGTTCTTATGACTTCTGGGATATGCGGTCTGGTCCAGAGGTCCGACTGAGACACTGAGTCACGCTACTGGGATGTGAACTGTGAGCAACACTGAAAAATAAACACGTACTCTCAGCCGCATGAAACACCATGGTGATGTTCGGTTATCGGTGCTCTTTTATTTACCCTCGCAGGAAGCTGATAGACTTTGGGTGGCCTGTGTCTGGATACCTAGTGTGCccaattattattaataataatggaagcataaaatactgtaaatacagtTACCATTATATCATAATTGATTGCAAAATGTCAGCTTGACATGACCGTTACATGTGTGAAACTCATGTGACATGGTGGCTCATCAGAGGAAATGTCAGAAACAGATGACCATGTATGTAACATGAGAAAATGTGAACCAGGTACCTCAGGAATGCTTTGAAATGGATGctgactgtgagtgtgtctggtgtgctGCAGGTTCCAGATTATCAGAGTGATGTGGGGGACATCCAGTGGAAGGATCAGAACGAGGTACATCACACTGAACCACAGAATTAATTTTACCAGAATTAATACTCAGCTCTAACATCCAATTCATTGTTTCACAGGAGCAAGTTCAGAATGTATTTAAAAGGGTAAGCGTTTTTTTACGTTCGTATCAAATGATTCCCCTTAATCTTATTCACAATTAATTATTAATTTTGGTAACTTTTTTCCTCAGTTCCTGTTTCACTATGCTAAAGCACACAAGTCAGAGGCAACTGTACAGAATAAGGTATGCAAACTATTCTCTCTATAACTATATGTACTTCAAATGGGTTCCTATAGAAAACATTTGTTTCAATTGTGAACAATAAAATGTTTGGGAAATGAGAAGTCAAACATCTTCCTTCCTGTCTAGTCTCACTCAGTCCACCCTCTCTTGCGACTGTCTCCCAAGCTCTCTCAGAGGAGAAAGAAACAGCTGCTGCTCTTGGTAAGAACACGTATCATACCTCAAACACATGGCCAGTTACCTCAAATGGAAAGCCATACAACATGTACAGCATGGATTTACCTCATGTTTTTGAAAATGCTTGTGTTTGGTACAGAAGATCAGGACTCTGCCAGAGGGAGTGCTGAGGAACAGGGAGGCGTGGAGAACATCCAGCAGCCAGCTGCATCTCCAAGCCTGACCACGCAGAGCCAACATGGTGTCCAGACAGAGAGGCAAACCAAGCTCTCACTCCAAAAATaacttttatttttaagaaCTATCAGTCTTATTGATAAACACAACTGCATTGCCAATATGTTTAGTCTCTTCTTGATTTCCTGAAGTTATGTACACCATTTTAAAAAGATACTTATGTTCAATTTTATCAATGAGGTATCTATACCATTTTGTATGACGTAATACAGTTGCACTGCATCCCAACCATAGACTGTATTTATATACATCCCAACAAACACAAGTTAGTCAAATACAATTTTAAAGGTCCTTTATGTGATAATGATAACAGATTCTCATTGATGGGCTCTTTATATAAAACTGTCAATGATGATGGCACAGGATACTGAATGCTACGTGCATTTAACATAACttagaagaaatgtatacatttCAGTATGTCATATATTATGAAACATAtccaaaataaaaaaaggaccTATAATCTTGTCTTGGAGGCTTTGTGACTGTTCAGATAGTATTCAAGAGGAATGCTCCCTCGACAAACATGTGCTTGAACCTGACGTCAACCTCTCTGCCAGTTTAGATGCATTTGTGGAGGTGTAAAGTTTACATTGTCAACACAGGTGCCTGCCCTGCCATAACAGGGATGAAGAAGCCGTAGATTCATTTCATTCAGGCGGGTTGAACGGTCGTTGGTGGTTAATCATCGTCTGAGTCACTGTCTTTCTTGGTAGGGAGAGAGCATCGGATTGACGTCATGAGTTTGTCTTCAATCTGCTTCTTTGGATTCTCCTCCAGATCAGTCTTAATGGCACCAGACTCTGATAACCGCCACTCCAGCTCTGAGGCAGACGGGAAACAAATCAATTATCACATAAGATCAAACTGATTATGTGATTTTAAGTTTTCGCATGCATGAATTAAAATAAATCATTCAAAAATGATGCTTGGTGATAGGTATGGGAGAAATATCCAGCTAAACGCTTCCGTGCACCATGTCAGAACTGCAAATCTATAAACCATAACTTCCAGTTTTGTGTGCTTCCCTTGGACTGATACATTTCCAGTAAGTTGCATTCCATTTGtggcaggggagtcaggtggctgagcggtgaggaaatcgggctagtaatccgaaggttgccagttcgattcctggtcatgccaactgacgttgtgtccttgggcaaggcacttcaccctacttgcctcgggggaatgtccctgtacttactgtaagtcgctctggataagagcgtctgctaaatgactaaatgtaaatgtaagttgcgGTGGCCGTTTGGTGCAGTGCTGACATCAAAGCTGCGAGCTATCGCCTAGCAaccagaggaggtgaggaaccCTTACCTTCTACTTTGAGGTTCATGCCACCGAAGACGAGAGGGCCAATGAACTGGGCCTTCATCTCCCCCTCGTTGTAGACGAAGATGGTGGGCAGGTTACGGTCTGGGTAGTTGGGGATGCAGGTGGTGGAGATGGACTTGAGGAACTTGGTTTGAGGGAACTTCCTGGCCAGCTCAAACAGGTGCTGGTTTATCAAGGTGCACAGAGggatgctgggagagaggatgTTTAATGAACAGTTACAAATGAGACTAGATGTGGTACCACTAGGTTGATAGGCTGATCACCTCGCTGCAGTTCATAATAATTAATTTAAAAATTGTGTGTCTGATGAAACGGATGTCACCAGACTGAGAGAACTCACCCCTGTTTGTAAAGATGCAGCACGACCCAGATACCCTCTCCAGCTTTGTTCACCTCCTTGACGTAATCCTGACCAGAGATCTCTCCCAGCTCCCCAAACACATTCTTGATCTGGGTGGCTTTCCACTCTGCTAGTCGCTTTTGTCTGCGGACACAAGGAATGCCAATGAGTCCAGCACAAAGGCAGCAGCCGTGCTGTTCTGTAGGTCAGTCGCCTTATCAGCACCGACAGTACATTTTCAGAGCAGCTTCTACCACTCAGTTTAATCTTTTACGAATGTCCCACGGACATTTAAACAGAAGACACGATATTCACACTGGTTTAGAGGAAGCACTTACCTGTACATCTCAATCGCAGCCTCATCCTCTTCACTGAAATCATCCTCGTTCTCGTCCAGCTCATCCAGTGTCATGCTCTCATACGTTTTCACTGATTGATTATAACAAAAATGACAGAAGTGTATTTTAAGAAAGGGCGAGTTTAGGGCTTGAGTCAGGATGAGGATTAAGATGACAACCTCACACCAGGCAGTTTCAACTCAAATACAGTCAATGTCATAGAGATATCATTATTATAGCCAGGACTAACCAACAGACTGCTGCTGTAAACTaagatcctcctcttcctcatcctcgggCTTCTCTTTAGGAGGAAGAATGCCCTTCTTTCTGAGGATGTCATTCCATTCAGTGTCAGCGTTAGGATCCTGGGACAAACAGAATTTCACGATTATCGAAcaataatgtgttttttttcacaatCAAAATATTTTAATCGGAGTGTGGTTAAGTTCTTAGGTCTCGAGGGGCACACATACCGCTGCGTCTTCAACCTTCTAACAACTGTTGTTTCTAGCTTTCAAAAACACGGTCAGCGGTGAAAACTTTCTTTAAGCCCTATAACTCCTGGCTATCAGTTCAGATACGACCAGCTACTTAGCTAGATATTTAATCTTACCTACATAATGTACTGTGTTAGTAGTAGTCAAGTGGGCTAGGTTAGCGAACGAGCTACTAGTCTATCTTAATTGCTGTTCGATGTCTGAAAACAAAAGACATATCTCACTTCACATATGTATGTTATTAGCTTTCACATTTCATATAAACAAAATCATTGAAAATGTTCCAAACCTGCATTTTTCTCACTCTTCAAGAGAGAATAAAATCACACTTATGTTCTTGAAGGAAAGGAAATGAAAGGACCGCACCTTAATATGTTCCGGTAGAACACAACTCCATGAAATGTAACAAATGGCTATAAAATAGCCAATTTGGCCACGTTTTTGTATTTGGTGTTCTATAATTGGTAAATACATCTGTgcgaagaatatacattttcttAAATGCATTTAATTGATTAATACTTACGAAATCAACTCGGGAGCCATGTGTTGGGGACAATAATATGGGTTGCATCAATATCCGGTTAGAGTCCCAATATGTCCATAAAAGGAGTGGGAACGCTGCATTCCATTTGTGGCAGCTGAGTGCGAGACAACAGCTGTACCTGAAAATCAGCTGTCAGTGTCTGGGCACATAGCTTGGTAGATCCAAACAGACATGTTTTCACTAACACTTTTCACATTTACCTGAAGCCAACATTGGTATAGTGCTCACAAACTGCAGAACATTCATATTGTTTCACGAGTGTACAATGACTGTTTGAATATCGCTAAGCCCACATCAACCTTTATTTTACAGAGATAAAAGATTATTCACAAATGTATCTCATAAAGTAGTATTTTATTCGAAGAAGTTTCTTAAACTGTAAACCAGAAGGAGAACAGAGGAATAAAAAGCAACACGGTTATGCTGTTAAGATAAATAAACCACCTTCCATGAATGTTACAATCTATAGACAACACGACTTCAACAATATAATAGCCTAATTCTAACTGATAATCGGTATTGTCTTTTAATACTTGTATGGCACATTGCGAGTGGTAGGCTCAGATTTATAAGTTGACTATTTTATTTCATGGCATGTCTTATCTATAGCCCTACAGATCACATTAATCACATTAGTTCATTTC
The DNA window shown above is from Osmerus eperlanus chromosome 3, fOsmEpe2.1, whole genome shotgun sequence and carries:
- the nms gene encoding neuromedin-U isoform X2; this encodes MSSMTLQLCLTLLVWYLGCWREAESYPSQECENGIALTKVPDYQSDVGDIQWKDQNEEQVQNVFKRFLFHYAKAHKSEATVQNKSHSVHPLLRLSPKLSQRRKKQLLLLIRTLPEGVLRNREAWRTSSSQLHLQA
- the nms gene encoding neuromedin-U isoform X1, giving the protein MSSMTLQLCLTLLVWYLGCWREAESYPSQECENGIALTKVPDYQSDVGDIQWKDQNEEQVQNVFKRFLFHYAKAHKSEATVQNKSHSVHPLLRLSPKLSQRRKKQLLLLKIRTLPEGVLRNREAWRTSSSQLHLQA
- the pdcl3 gene encoding phosducin-like protein 3 isoform X1 translates to MQPILLSPTHGSRVDFDPNADTEWNDILRKKGILPPKEKPEDEEEEDLSLQQQSVVKTYESMTLDELDENEDDFSEEDEAAIEMYRQKRLAEWKATQIKNVFGELGEISGQDYVKEVNKAGEGIWVVLHLYKQGIPLCTLINQHLFELARKFPQTKFLKSISTTCIPNYPDRNLPTIFVYNEGEMKAQFIGPLVFGGMNLKVEELEWRLSESGAIKTDLEENPKKQIEDKLMTSIRCSLPTKKDSDSDDD
- the pdcl3 gene encoding phosducin-like protein 3 isoform X2 translates to MQDPNADTEWNDILRKKGILPPKEKPEDEEEEDLSLQQQSVVKTYESMTLDELDENEDDFSEEDEAAIEMYRQKRLAEWKATQIKNVFGELGEISGQDYVKEVNKAGEGIWVVLHLYKQGIPLCTLINQHLFELARKFPQTKFLKSISTTCIPNYPDRNLPTIFVYNEGEMKAQFIGPLVFGGMNLKVEELEWRLSESGAIKTDLEENPKKQIEDKLMTSIRCSLPTKKDSDSDDD